Within the Dechloromonas denitrificans genome, the region CCGGTGAGGCCAAGTGGGGTCGGGCCTGCGGCCTGGTCATGCTGTTGCCCCACGGTTACGAAGGTCAGGGTCCAGAGCACTCGTCGGCTCGCCTCGAACGCTACATGCAGGCCTGCGCCGAGATGAACATGGAAGTCTGCGTGCCGTCGAATGCCGCGCAGGTATTCCACATGCTGCGCCGTCAAGCCGTGCGTATGCAGCGCAAGCCGTTGATCGTCATGACGCCGAAGTCGCTGCTGCGCCACAAGGATGCCGCCTCATCGCTCGAAGAACTGGCCAACGGCGAGTTCCAGCGGGTTATCGGTGAAGTCGATGCGATTGACGCCAAGAAGGTCAAGCGCGTCATCCTCTGTTCCGGCAAAGTTTATTACGACCTGGTCGCCGCCCGTCGCGAGAAGAAGATCAGCGACATCGCCATCGTCCGTATCGAGCAGCTCTATCCCTTCCCGAAGGATTCTCTCGAGAAGGAAATGGCGAAGTATCCGAAAGCCAGCGAAGTCGTCTGGTGTCAGGAAGAGCCGCGCAACCAGGGCGCCTGGTACTGGTTCGCCTCGCGTCACCATCTTGACACTGCTTTGGGTGCCAAGAAGCTGCTGCTGGTCGCCCGTCCGGCATCGCCGTCGCCGGCTGTCGGTTACCTGGCCAAGCATAACGAGCAACAAAAGGCACTGATCGAGTCCGCACTGGGCAAGATCGAGTACTAATAACTAAAGCAGAGTGGAGTCACTATGATCATCGAAGTACAAGTTCCGCAACTGTCCGAATCCGTTGCCGAAGGCACGCTGGCCTCGTGGAAAAAGAAAATCGGCGATGCCGTTGCTCGCGACGAAATCCTCATCGATATCGAGACCGACAAGGTTGTCCTCGAAGTTCCGTCGCCGGGTGCTGGCGTGCTGGTCGAGATCGTCAAGGCGGACGGCGAGACGGTCGTCTCCGGCGAACTGATTGCCCGCATCGATACCGAAGCCAAGGCTGGTGCAACCGCCCCGGCGGCTGAAGCGCCGAAGGCCGCGGCCACCGCAACTGCTCCGGCAGCGGCTGCTGCTGCGCCGGCCGGTACGGCCAGCCCGTCGGCCCGCAAGATCCTTGACGAAAAGGGTGTTGCCGCCGCCGATGTCACCGGTTCCGGCCGTGGCGGCCGGGTCACTAAGGAAGATGCCGTGGCTGCCCAGCCGAAATCTGCCGCGCCGTCTGGCCCGGTCGTCGCAGCAACTGCCGCTACGGTAGCCCTGCCGACCCCGGCAACCGGTGTCGATACCGGCCCGCGCACCGAACAGCGCGTCCCGATGTCGCGTCTGCGCGCCCGCATCGCCGAACGCCTGCTGCAGTCGCAGGCGACCAACGCCATCCTGACCACGTTCAACGAAGTGAACATGGGCCCGATCATGGCGCTGCGCAAGCAATATGGCGAGAAGTTCGAGAAGGCCCACGGCGTTCGCCTCGGCTTCATGGGTTTCTTCGTCAAGGCTGCCTGCGCCGCCCTGCAGAAGTTCCCGGTTCTCAACGCTTCGGTCGACGGCAATGACGTGGTCTATCACGGCTACATCGACATCGGTATCGCGGTCGGTTCGCCGCGCGGCCTGGTCGTGCCGATCATCCGCAATGCCGACCAGATGAGCATCGCCGAAATCGAGAAGAAGATTGCCGAATTCGGCGCCAAGGCCAAGGATGGCA harbors:
- the odhB gene encoding 2-oxoglutarate dehydrogenase complex dihydrolipoyllysine-residue succinyltransferase; this translates as MIIEVQVPQLSESVAEGTLASWKKKIGDAVARDEILIDIETDKVVLEVPSPGAGVLVEIVKADGETVVSGELIARIDTEAKAGATAPAAEAPKAAATATAPAAAAAAPAGTASPSARKILDEKGVAAADVTGSGRGGRVTKEDAVAAQPKSAAPSGPVVAATAATVALPTPATGVDTGPRTEQRVPMSRLRARIAERLLQSQATNAILTTFNEVNMGPIMALRKQYGEKFEKAHGVRLGFMGFFVKAACAALQKFPVLNASVDGNDVVYHGYIDIGIAVGSPRGLVVPIIRNADQMSIAEIEKKIAEFGAKAKDGKLSIEDLTGGTFSISNGGIFGSMMSTPIINPPQSAILGIHATKDRAMVENGQVVVRPINYLAMSYDHRIIDGREAVLGLVTMKEALEDPSRLLLGV